A window of the Streptomyces sp. NBC_00878 genome harbors these coding sequences:
- a CDS encoding ketosynthase chain-length factor, with the protein MSGGQPRRAVVTGLGVVSPHGIGAETFWKTVADGGSSLGPVTREGCGHLPLRVAGEVCDFDATELIEEPFLVQTDRFTHLALTAAQLAMNDARLGRTDADSPYSVGVVTAAGSGGGEFGQRELQNLWGQGPRHVGPYQSIAWFYAASTGQISIRNGFKGPCGVVAGDEAGGLDALAHAALAVHRGTDTVLVGATEAPLAPYSIVCQLGYPELSRSADPQRAYRPFTSAACGFVPAEGGAVLVLEDERAARVRGAEARATVAGHAATFTGASRWEESRAGLARAIGTALAQAGCRPGDVDVVFADALGVPEADRAEALALADALGPHARRVPVTAPKTGTGRAYCAAPVLDVAAAVLAMEHGMIPPTPHVFDICHDLDLVVGRARPAEPRTALVLSRGLMGFNSALVLRQGGTPSSDRRSTPA; encoded by the coding sequence ATGAGCGGAGGACAACCCCGGCGTGCGGTGGTGACCGGGCTCGGCGTGGTGTCCCCGCACGGCATCGGTGCCGAGACGTTCTGGAAGACGGTCGCGGACGGCGGCAGCAGTCTCGGCCCCGTCACCAGGGAAGGCTGCGGGCACCTCCCACTGCGTGTCGCGGGCGAGGTGTGCGACTTCGACGCGACCGAGCTGATCGAGGAGCCGTTCCTCGTCCAGACCGACCGGTTCACACACTTGGCACTGACCGCGGCCCAACTCGCCATGAACGACGCCCGGTTGGGCCGCACCGATGCCGACTCCCCCTATTCCGTGGGCGTGGTGACGGCAGCGGGCTCCGGCGGCGGCGAGTTCGGGCAACGCGAGCTGCAGAACCTCTGGGGGCAGGGACCCCGCCATGTCGGCCCCTACCAGTCCATCGCCTGGTTCTACGCGGCCAGCACCGGCCAGATCTCCATCCGCAACGGCTTCAAGGGCCCGTGCGGTGTCGTGGCCGGCGACGAGGCCGGCGGCCTGGACGCCCTGGCGCACGCCGCCCTGGCCGTACACCGCGGTACCGACACGGTCCTCGTCGGCGCGACCGAGGCCCCGCTGGCCCCGTACTCGATCGTCTGTCAGCTCGGCTACCCCGAGCTGAGCCGCAGTGCCGACCCGCAGCGCGCCTACCGTCCCTTCACCTCCGCCGCCTGCGGGTTCGTGCCCGCCGAGGGCGGCGCCGTGCTCGTCCTGGAGGACGAACGGGCGGCGCGTGTCCGCGGGGCCGAAGCCCGTGCGACGGTGGCTGGGCACGCGGCCACGTTCACCGGCGCCTCCCGCTGGGAGGAGTCCCGGGCCGGGCTGGCCAGAGCGATCGGTACGGCACTGGCGCAAGCCGGCTGCCGGCCCGGGGACGTGGATGTCGTGTTCGCCGACGCTCTCGGCGTCCCGGAGGCGGACCGGGCCGAGGCGCTCGCCCTCGCCGACGCCCTCGGCCCGCACGCACGACGCGTACCCGTGACCGCGCCCAAGACGGGCACCGGACGGGCGTACTGCGCGGCGCCGGTGCTCGACGTGGCGGCCGCGGTGCTCGCCATGGAGCACGGGATGATCCCGCCCACCCCCCATGTGTTCGACATCTGCCACGACCTGGACCTGGTGGTCGGCCGGGCACGCCCCGCCGAGCCGCGTACGGCGCTGGTGCTCAGCCGGGGACTCATGGGCTTCAACTCCGCGCTCGTCCTGCGTCAGGGCGGCACGCCGTCCTCCGACCGAAGGAGCACCCCCGCATGA
- a CDS encoding acyl carrier protein — MTDRTDQVDYRVTVEDLAALMTRTAGVNVDPDVLKQRPDAGFDTLGLDSLGMLGIVAELEKRYGLALPEQMERSKTPAEFLAVVNDVLRKGA, encoded by the coding sequence ATGACCGACCGAACCGACCAGGTCGACTACCGCGTCACTGTCGAGGACTTGGCCGCCCTCATGACGCGCACCGCGGGAGTGAACGTGGATCCCGATGTCCTCAAGCAGCGGCCCGACGCCGGCTTCGACACCCTCGGCCTGGACTCCCTCGGCATGCTGGGCATCGTGGCCGAGCTGGAGAAGCGCTACGGCCTGGCGCTGCCGGAGCAGATGGAACGGTCCAAAACACCCGCGGAGTTCCTCGCGGTGGTCAACGACGTACTGAGGAAGGGAGCGTGA
- a CDS encoding cupin domain-containing protein, producing MTEQQTRIVSLDDTPPNRRRGGDLRALLTPSTVGSTSGFMGVAIVQPGERVGEHYHPYSEEFVYVTDGTFEVDLDGEPHRLDTGQGMLIPPNLRHRFRNVGDGEARLVFHLGPLAPRPEIGHVDTEEETDAGAHRDDRPAAPAEAVS from the coding sequence ATGACAGAGCAGCAGACACGCATCGTCTCCCTCGACGACACACCGCCCAACCGTCGTCGCGGCGGGGACCTCCGCGCCCTTCTCACGCCGAGCACGGTCGGGTCGACCAGCGGATTCATGGGCGTGGCCATCGTGCAGCCCGGAGAGCGCGTCGGCGAGCACTATCACCCGTACTCCGAGGAGTTCGTGTACGTCACCGACGGCACCTTCGAGGTCGACCTGGACGGCGAACCGCACCGCCTCGACACCGGCCAGGGGATGTTGATCCCGCCGAACCTGCGGCACCGCTTCCGCAACGTCGGCGACGGCGAGGCACGCCTCGTCTTTCACCTGGGCCCGCTGGCTCCCCGGCCGGAAATCGGGCATGTCGACACCGAGGAGGAGACGGACGCCGGCGCCCACCGGGACGACCGCCCCGCCGCACCGGCCGAGGCCGTGTCGTGA
- a CDS encoding beta-ketoacyl synthase yields the protein MNRRRVAVTGTGVVAPGGIGVPSFWNLLSNGRTATRRISLFDPSALRSQIAAECDFDPSAHGLDEETTRRCDRYIQFALVAAAEAVRDAGIDLRRQAPWRTGVTLGTAVGGTTRLEHDYVLVSERGSRWDVDERRAEPHLHRAFSPSTLASAVAEEFGVHGPVQTVSTGCTSGLDAVGYAYHAVAEGRADICVAGASDSPISPITMACFDAIKATSPNNDDPAHASRPFDADRNGFVMGEGAGVLVLEELEHARARGAEVYCEIAGYATFGNSYHMTGLTKEGLEMSRAIDTALDQARLDASDIDYVNAHGSGTLQNDRHETAAVKRSLGAHAYVTPMSSIKSMVGHSLGAIGAIEVVACVLALAHQVVPPTANYETPDPECDLDYVPRVARERKLRSVLSVGSGFGGFQSAVVLTGPEEGR from the coding sequence GTGAATCGGCGGCGGGTCGCCGTCACCGGCACAGGCGTCGTCGCCCCGGGCGGAATCGGCGTCCCGAGCTTCTGGAACCTGCTGTCCAATGGCCGTACGGCGACGCGCCGCATCTCCCTCTTCGACCCCTCGGCCCTGCGCTCGCAGATCGCCGCCGAGTGCGATTTCGATCCGTCGGCGCACGGGCTGGACGAGGAGACGACCCGCCGCTGCGACCGGTACATACAGTTCGCGCTGGTCGCCGCGGCCGAGGCGGTCCGCGACGCGGGCATCGACCTGCGGCGGCAGGCCCCCTGGCGGACAGGCGTCACGCTGGGCACCGCGGTCGGCGGCACCACCCGTCTGGAGCACGACTACGTCCTGGTCAGTGAGCGCGGTTCCCGCTGGGACGTCGACGAACGGCGGGCGGAACCCCATCTGCACCGCGCCTTCTCCCCCAGCACGCTCGCCTCCGCCGTGGCCGAGGAGTTCGGCGTCCATGGACCGGTGCAGACCGTGTCCACCGGGTGCACGTCCGGGCTGGACGCGGTGGGGTACGCCTACCACGCCGTCGCCGAGGGCCGGGCCGACATATGCGTCGCGGGCGCGTCCGACTCACCGATCTCGCCGATCACCATGGCGTGCTTCGACGCCATCAAGGCGACCTCCCCGAACAACGACGATCCCGCGCACGCCTCGCGTCCCTTCGACGCCGACCGCAACGGCTTCGTGATGGGGGAAGGCGCCGGGGTGCTCGTCCTGGAGGAACTGGAGCACGCGAGGGCCCGCGGCGCGGAGGTGTACTGCGAGATCGCCGGCTACGCGACCTTCGGCAACTCGTACCACATGACCGGGCTGACCAAGGAGGGCCTGGAGATGTCACGGGCGATCGACACCGCGCTCGACCAGGCGCGTCTCGACGCCTCCGACATCGACTATGTCAACGCGCACGGCTCGGGCACCCTGCAGAACGACCGCCACGAGACCGCGGCGGTCAAGCGTTCGCTGGGCGCCCACGCGTACGTGACCCCGATGAGCTCGATCAAGTCCATGGTGGGCCACTCGCTCGGCGCGATCGGCGCGATCGAGGTCGTCGCGTGCGTCCTCGCCCTGGCTCACCAGGTGGTGCCGCCCACGGCCAACTACGAGACGCCCGACCCGGAGTGCGACCTGGACTATGTGCCACGCGTGGCCCGCGAGCGGAAGCTGCGCAGTGTGCTGTCGGTGGGCAGCGGTTTCGGCGGCTTCCAGTCCGCGGTGGTCCTGACCGGGCCGGAGGAGGGACGATGA